A section of the Acanthochromis polyacanthus isolate Apoly-LR-REF ecotype Palm Island chromosome 13, KAUST_Apoly_ChrSc, whole genome shotgun sequence genome encodes:
- the mffa gene encoding mitochondrial fission factor homolog B isoform X2 codes for MNGAAFPSPTAEMAEINRIQYELDYTEGISQRMRIPEMLKVAPQAHDDPNVGSQEVPHSVIMQVPERIVVAGESNDTQFSRPRDLDLIQSTPLEALSLKTPPRVLTLNERPLDFLEEEQRAAPDSEEMLRSQGRSRRERSASENAAGRQSATINNQLMRNDSAKPSLRGGSASSSNPLHDSRLALSTYEASLDGTTDDMTVVDATTLRRQLIKLNRRLQHLEEENKERAKRELILYSVTVAFWLVNTWVWLRR; via the exons ATGAACGGAGCAGCATTTCCCTCCCCTACGGCTGAGATGGCGGAGATCAACCGTATCCAGTATGAGCTGGACTATACTGAAGGAATCAGCCAGAGGATGCGCATCCCAGAAATGCTCAAAGTGGCTCCTCAAGCCCATGATGACCCCAATGTTGGATCGCAGGAGGTCCCCCATAGTGTCATAATGCAAGTCCCAGAGAGAATTGTGGTTGCAG GTGAAAGCAATGATACCCAGTTCTCCAGACCCAGAGACTTGGACCTTATCCAGTCAACACCACTAGAAGCCCTGTCGCTCAAAACTCCACCCCGAGTCCTTACCCTTAATGAGCGGCCCCTGGACTTCCTGGAAGAGGAGCAACGGGCAGCACCAGACAGTGAGGAGATG TTGCGGTCCCAAGGACGTTCACGGCGGGAACGCTCCGCAAGTGAGAATGCAGCTGGTCGTCAGTCAGCAACAATCAACAATCAGCTGATGCGCAATGATTCTGC CAAACCATCACTGCGAGGGGGGTCGGCTTCAAGCTCCAACCCCCTGCATGATTCCAG GCTTGCTTTGTCAACATATGAAGCCTCTCTGGACGGGACAACGGATGACATGACTGTGGTGGATGCAACAACACTTAGACGTCAG CTCATCAAGTTGAACCGGAGACTCCAACATTTGGAAGAAGAGAACAAGGAGCGAGCGAAACGAGAGTTGATCCTGTACTCTGTCACTGTGGCTTTCTGGCTGGTCAACACCTGGGTGTGGTTGCGACGTTAG
- the mffa gene encoding mitochondrial fission factor homolog B isoform X1, whose translation MNGAAFPSPTAEMAEINRIQYELDYTEGISQRMRIPEMLKVAPQAHDDPNVGSQEVPHSVIMQVPERIVVAGESNDTQFSRPRDLDLIQSTPLEALSLKTPPRVLTLNERPLDFLEEEQRAAPDSEEMLRSQGRSRRERSASENAAGRQSATINNQLMRNDSAAAPSPSAIVHPCPPLTVAEEHNLYSASGVLSFIQSTTRRAYQQVLEVLDENPRSKPSLRGGSASSSNPLHDSRLALSTYEASLDGTTDDMTVVDATTLRRQLIKLNRRLQHLEEENKERAKRELILYSVTVAFWLVNTWVWLRR comes from the exons ATGAACGGAGCAGCATTTCCCTCCCCTACGGCTGAGATGGCGGAGATCAACCGTATCCAGTATGAGCTGGACTATACTGAAGGAATCAGCCAGAGGATGCGCATCCCAGAAATGCTCAAAGTGGCTCCTCAAGCCCATGATGACCCCAATGTTGGATCGCAGGAGGTCCCCCATAGTGTCATAATGCAAGTCCCAGAGAGAATTGTGGTTGCAG GTGAAAGCAATGATACCCAGTTCTCCAGACCCAGAGACTTGGACCTTATCCAGTCAACACCACTAGAAGCCCTGTCGCTCAAAACTCCACCCCGAGTCCTTACCCTTAATGAGCGGCCCCTGGACTTCCTGGAAGAGGAGCAACGGGCAGCACCAGACAGTGAGGAGATG TTGCGGTCCCAAGGACGTTCACGGCGGGAACGCTCCGCAAGTGAGAATGCAGCTGGTCGTCAGTCAGCAACAATCAACAATCAGCTGATGCGCAATGATTCTGC TGCGGCCCCGTCCCCCTCAGCCATTGTTCACCCATGTCCCCCTCTCACCGTGGCTGAAGAACACAACCTGTACAGCGCTAGTGGTGTTCTATCTTTCATCCAGTCCACTACGCGTCGGGCCTACCAGCAGGTCCTGGAGGTCTTGGATGAAAACCCTCGCAG CAAACCATCACTGCGAGGGGGGTCGGCTTCAAGCTCCAACCCCCTGCATGATTCCAG GCTTGCTTTGTCAACATATGAAGCCTCTCTGGACGGGACAACGGATGACATGACTGTGGTGGATGCAACAACACTTAGACGTCAG CTCATCAAGTTGAACCGGAGACTCCAACATTTGGAAGAAGAGAACAAGGAGCGAGCGAAACGAGAGTTGATCCTGTACTCTGTCACTGTGGCTTTCTGGCTGGTCAACACCTGGGTGTGGTTGCGACGTTAG
- the mffa gene encoding mitochondrial fission factor homolog B isoform X3: MNGAAFPSPTAEMAEINRIQYELDYTEGISQRMRIPEMLKVAPQAHDDPNVGSQEVPHSVIMQVPERIVVAGESNDTQFSRPRDLDLIQSTPLEALSLKTPPRVLTLNERPLDFLEEEQRAAPDSEEMLRSQGRSRRERSASENAAGRQSATINNQLMRNDSALALSTYEASLDGTTDDMTVVDATTLRRQLIKLNRRLQHLEEENKERAKRELILYSVTVAFWLVNTWVWLRR, encoded by the exons ATGAACGGAGCAGCATTTCCCTCCCCTACGGCTGAGATGGCGGAGATCAACCGTATCCAGTATGAGCTGGACTATACTGAAGGAATCAGCCAGAGGATGCGCATCCCAGAAATGCTCAAAGTGGCTCCTCAAGCCCATGATGACCCCAATGTTGGATCGCAGGAGGTCCCCCATAGTGTCATAATGCAAGTCCCAGAGAGAATTGTGGTTGCAG GTGAAAGCAATGATACCCAGTTCTCCAGACCCAGAGACTTGGACCTTATCCAGTCAACACCACTAGAAGCCCTGTCGCTCAAAACTCCACCCCGAGTCCTTACCCTTAATGAGCGGCCCCTGGACTTCCTGGAAGAGGAGCAACGGGCAGCACCAGACAGTGAGGAGATG TTGCGGTCCCAAGGACGTTCACGGCGGGAACGCTCCGCAAGTGAGAATGCAGCTGGTCGTCAGTCAGCAACAATCAACAATCAGCTGATGCGCAATGATTCTGC GCTTGCTTTGTCAACATATGAAGCCTCTCTGGACGGGACAACGGATGACATGACTGTGGTGGATGCAACAACACTTAGACGTCAG CTCATCAAGTTGAACCGGAGACTCCAACATTTGGAAGAAGAGAACAAGGAGCGAGCGAAACGAGAGTTGATCCTGTACTCTGTCACTGTGGCTTTCTGGCTGGTCAACACCTGGGTGTGGTTGCGACGTTAG